The segment CTAAACTCCCACTCGCTAGACAAGCTCTCTCGCCCACCAGGAGAAATGGGTCTTATTTTCGCCAAACTATGGAGTTTCTTTTGCAATCAAGGTAAGAGATGGTGTTCTGACAGGTTTGTAGCGAGTGTTTTTGACTGTTGTCCGCCTCGGGGTGATATCCAGCGGAACTGAGCTAATGTTAATGCTAGTGAGCTCGTTTAAATCTGCTGCGTTGTGCTAATGTTAACCTATCAAAACCATAGTCTCCCATTGAGACATTTACGCTATTTGTGCTTATATTTTAAACAGACCAGACCGTCTTTTCACCTTGTAATTATAGTGGTTTGTTTGTCGGTTAGCTGGTCTGTTACCTTGTCCCGGTAGCTCAAACACAGATGGTCTTGATGTTAGTGGTGAAGGTAACAGATGGGTCAGTTTTAAATATCTCCTAAATGATGTGCACCGAAACTGGGTATTGTACACTTGTTGAAGCGATAACGTGCTTTCTGAAGATTGTAGGTAACGTAGTGACATACGTAAAATACAAGCCTAAGGGATAATGTCTAGCTCAAACCCTACCCATGTTTTTTAATCAGAAGGTAGTGTTGTAGCGTCACGGTACAGTGGTGTTATCAGGTGCTTTGATAAATAACATGGTACTGAATACCATAAGGCAAGACACCACAGGTGAATagattaaacaaacaaaaaataataataatatatcaaATTACCCGTTGATTAATCACAGTACATTAAGGCAATTgttttgattacattttctgaaatgtataaatatgCAAGTAATGAATTTTCTAATTAAATATACACATTTGCATACAATTCCAGAACAGAAATCTGAACACTGGATAAAGCCTCATCCAACATtttagtttcattgtgtttACATGGAgttaaaggtttttacagatAGGTttctggatatttttttttttttttatcactaaaaaattcaaaaaatttTAGAAAAAGTACCAAAAAGTTACTGAAGTGTAGATTTATTGCAGTgcatgagagaaaaaaaatgaatctaCAGACACAAATAGATATTGCTAAaaattaaaagtgtattttgtgtgttttctttccactagtAGTCTTAAAGAAGACATGTTAGCCCAAAATCTCAATTGACCAGtgcatgaaaaataaagaaaaaaaacaaaacaatgtttttttcataGTGGATTTTGCTGCCTACAACTATCATGAAGCTCACAGTTATTCTCCAGCTCTCTATTTTATCTCTGACATATGGTTGTATGTCTTCACTGCTGCTGTGACAGATGTGTCTCTCATGATGTAGGTCCAGAGGACAAAGGGTTCAGACATCAGCTCCAACTTGTGCAATGACAATAAAAGGAACTGATCTGAATTGAAAATTCTTTTGTGTTGAGAAACAGACGCCACAAGCACCTGGCAAACAAAAGCGGCATGAGAAAACGGTTTTCCTCTTACATTGTTTGCCTGTTTCAGCGGTCAGTTCAGCCCAGAGTGATCCAGCCTTCAGGACACACAGTGCAGGACATGTGCACGAAAGCTGCAGTGATGTTAACTTGTGTAGTAGATTGTAAAAATATGCATTCAAGGTAAAATACAGCTAGAAGTGTAACTTTGAGACACAATTACAAAGTTGAGTTTTGACTAAGTGAGCAAATAACCAAATGGTATTTCCTGGctaattttgttgttgttgttttatttatttttttacagttttgtcCCTTGACAAACATTCCTAACCTGGGCagagtttcccaaaagcattgtaagcctaagttgatcgtagctccattggtggcaatgtagctacgatcaacttaagcttacaatgcttttgggaaactctGCCCAGATCCAGATTGCTGTAATATTGGACAGATGTTCCTTTAACACTGGAATGGACGCTGTTGATATTTTGTGCACTTTCAATCATTCAATCAGAATGATGAACTTCAATCAATCTGTTAATTGTTGTTAAAATATGATTTCTTGTGTGTGCTAGATACGTTTGTTACAAATGAGCTAGCCACTCCTGTGGGCTAAATGCAGAGTCTTGCTCTAGGTCCAAATGGAGGTCCCAGGAGAAAGTAGGATAGCTCTTTGGCCTACTTCTCTAGACATAGAAGGAATTCTGCCTGTTGGATTTGTAATCTCATTCTCTTTCTTAATTCCCTGGATTACTGTCCTGAAGAGGACCAGTCACTTTAACCCATGAACATTACACTGAGCGTCGCTCTCTAATACACAAACATTCCTGCAGTCGTTCACAAAATTGACTTCCTGAATTCAGTATCAATATTCATTAGTCTAATTAAAGCacctattaaataaaaaaatacctaATATTGGTCCTGTAAATCATTAATCACTCACTTAAATGTTCATAGGTTTTGTTCTTTGGATAAAATGTTGAGCAGTAGCACTAGTAAACTAGAGCCAAGCTAAATTTGTCCTTGAGTTTATGAAAAGTTCTACCAAAAGCTGTGGGTGGTGTTAAAGTCTTGAGACAGTCTCTTTATGGCTTCAGTTTGTCCTGTGACATTTTTTGCTGGAAGCATACAGAAGTAAAATAGGGGTCGGTCCTTCTGGAGGAAGTAATAGGCGTGAAATAGTCTGTGTCTTTGTGGAGCTGCCAGAGATATCATTCCTGCTTCCTGTAGTTCACATCAGAGTTTAAAggtgaaaaatataaaaatgtgacccctctctctcttcctctctctcagatacacacacacagactgtcAGAATTTCCTCACATTGAACTCTGATAAAGTACGGATCACTGATTTATCTAATCACGTCTTCCTCTGTTACGCAAGTGTGCTTCCCGTGTGGCTGAGCTGTGAGTTTGTATGGGATTTCTGGACCAATTATCTGGGAGTTACTAGAACTGAGAACAGAAACAAAGTAGCTCTGAAGGAAAGAGCAGTTAATGCAATGAATAAACCcccaattatttatttatttttacgtTTTATGGCATTCACATATTTTCCTATTTGAAGTTTGCTTAAGTTCTTGTAATATTAATCTGACCATTCTTTTAAtccataatatatattttttttctgttatgcAGAACACAAGGTGATAATTGTGGGGCTGGACAATGCTGGAAAGACCACTATACTTTATCAATTGTGAGtaatagatattttatttacttgATTAGAATCTTTATTGATCTTCATTTATATTAGTAAAGAGTCTAATTCATATAATAATAGAATAGAGTCTTTATTGCCACATGCCTGGGCCAGCTGAAATTGTTAAAGGTTTTTAGGTCACAAGACAATGTGTGGACATACAAGACATaacaaacattacaatttattcATCATGCAATGTGCAGTCTACAGTAAAACAATAGATTGAGATACTGAAAGGACAGATAGGTAAAGGAGGTTTCAGTGTGGCAAGTAACGTGAAGTATAGACTGCAGATCTGTAGTTTGTTTTATCTGAACCCATTTTGTTGTGCAGTTTAATGAATGAGGTGGTGCACACGTCTCCTACGATTGGCAGCAATGTGGAAGAAATAGTGGTGAAGAAAACCCACTTCCTGATGTGGGATATCGGTGGTCAGGAGAGTCTCCGTGCCTCTTGGAACACATACTACTCCAACACTGAGGtaatgcacttatacactacaTTGCTGGAGGCTGAGCCCGTTTGATAAGGGATGATTGTATTAACAGAATTGAAAACTTCACACAAGAGTGGATTACAtaattgattttttaaaaatgtttgacgGATGAAATTGAAGCGTATAAAGGTTCTGAGTGATTTTACAGACTGTTTGTGGTTGGTGCTGCTGTTCACAGAAATTGTAAATGTGACTTCACCAGTTGgaagagaaaaaacaaatgtttaggTCACTGTGATAAACAGACCGAGGATGAATTTCCTGAGTCTTGTTTTAGGCCTGTTTTTGTATTCAGGGAGACCTCATGGAGTAGACAGGAAATCATTGGCAGAGAAAGATGTAATGGCTTTGGAACATGACGCATAATTTGAATCCGCATCTCTtcttaaagaagtctcttatgctcaaggatgcatttatttgaactgtAAAAACAATAGTGACAATTATCAAGTTaaatgaactgttttctatttggatatatattaaaatgtaatctattcctgtgacagcaaagctgaattgtcagcatcatttcttcagtcttcagtgtcacatgatccttcagaaatcattctgatatgctgatttgctgcacaggaaacatttcttattataatcagtgttgaaagcagttgtgcTTGTGCAGttgaatatttttgtagaaacagtgatgcatttttttttttccaggattattTGAATAcatcttttgcaacattataaatgtatttactataCTGACTTTAGAACTTAATGCATTCTTGcagaataaattattaatttcttaaaatgtTACTGACCACAAACCTTGAACTGTAAGAGAGTATGTGCTTCACCACATCTTCAACAATGTTGGGTTCTGCAACTCCCTATTTCAGTGGGCAAACTTAGTCTATTGGAAAAGTcttctgaaatattttaattaggacaatatatttttaataattttacgTTTTAATAATctaggttaatgttaatttataaatatattttaaaggattCATTCACTtgagaattaaaatttcctaataatttactcacccccttgtcatccaagatgtttgtctttctttcttcagtcgacaAGAAATCTACCGCAGTCTGgcaaaaaactccatctcatatTCTCCTCCAAATTCGAAATTgtccgacattgttgttttacctttttttttaaggccGTTTAAAGGCCGTATGACTTAGTCTTTTCACAGTGCTTTGTTAGAATTTtgttagataagacccttattcctctgctgggattgtgtagagccctttgaagctgcatttaaactgcaatttggaccttcaacccattggtagccgttgaaatccactatatggagaaaaatccttgaatgttttcctcaaaaaccttaatttctttttgactgaagaaagagaCATAAGACATaagcatcttggatgacatgggggtgataaaatgatcaggaaattttaattctgaaatgaACGAATCCTTtaattcatgtttgttcataataCATTAACTTACGTCATTTTCTACAACCTGAAATGTCACAAAGGTATTGGTATATGTAACAATACAAGATTAATGAATGCATTACACGTATTGTCCAGTTATTTAAAGAAGTCTTAACATATAGAACCTTATGGTAAAGTGTTTCCACTTTTATGTTTTCAATATCAAAAACCAATTTTTGTCTAGAATGTGCTCATACAGACATATCTTTAAATGGGTATTTTTTTGTACCAGTAACTAACAACACATGCACAAACTAATAGCATCTGTAAAGATAGTATGGTGAGAACAGCTGTGTGTCCAGTCTGCTGTGAACAATAGTTTGGATGACAGTTGTGCACAGCGGTAATTCCGCCAGACCTTAGCAGCTGGTGTCTGACTCGGAGTTCAAAGTTCAGGGTTACACAAAGAGGTTTGAATAGCGAGACCCCTGCCTTTCATTCAGAAAGTGTGCATATGAGATTTGTGGTGGGGCCCTGCTGTCAAGCTTTATTCAGGAGCACTTGCTCTTACAGACAATAGATAAACGATTTCTGCCAAAGATTCTGGGCAACAAACAACTCTGTGGCCTTGCTAAACTTAGAAACCACCTCTGAATGCAAGTGCAATAGTATGTTGCCTGACATCTGATGATaatgctttgtgtgtgtgtgtgttttctcttttAGTTCATCATATTGGTAGTGGACAGTACTGACAGAGAGAGACTAGCCATTTCTAAAGAAGAGCTCTACAGAATGCTAGCACACGAGGTAATGCTTTAACATTCACACCACACACATTCATCTCTGAAGTATAATgtcatataatatattatatataaagctCCAAACCCCCCCATTCTCGCAAAATGTTGTCtgtttttcagttgttttttcTCTTCATTCTCTCAGGATCTGCGCAAAGCTG is part of the Chanodichthys erythropterus isolate Z2021 chromosome 11, ASM2448905v1, whole genome shotgun sequence genome and harbors:
- the arl8 gene encoding ADP-ribosylation factor-like 8 isoform X3 — translated: MNEVVHTSPTIGSNVEEIVVKKTHFLMWDIGGQESLRASWNTYYSNTEFIILVVDSTDRERLAISKEELYRMLAHEDLRKAAVLIFANKQDMKGCMSAAEISKYLTLSSIKDHPWHIQSCCALTGEGLCQGLEWMTSRAGLR
- the arl8 gene encoding ADP-ribosylation factor-like 8 isoform X2, with amino-acid sequence MEFLLQSSLMNEVVHTSPTIGSNVEEIVVKKTHFLMWDIGGQESLRASWNTYYSNTEFIILVVDSTDRERLAISKEELYRMLAHEDLRKAAVLIFANKQDMKGCMSAAEISKYLTLSSIKDHPWHIQSCCALTGEGLCQGLEWMTSRAGLR
- the arl8 gene encoding ADP-ribosylation factor-like 8 isoform X1 codes for the protein MGLIFAKLWSFFCNQEHKVIIVGLDNAGKTTILYQFLMNEVVHTSPTIGSNVEEIVVKKTHFLMWDIGGQESLRASWNTYYSNTEFIILVVDSTDRERLAISKEELYRMLAHEDLRKAAVLIFANKQDMKGCMSAAEISKYLTLSSIKDHPWHIQSCCALTGEGLCQGLEWMTSRAGLR